From the Nevskia ramosa DSM 11499 genome, the window GCCTTGAAGTACACCTTGACCTTGTTCCAGGACGAATGCGTGGTGCGATTGATCGTATTGCCATTCACCGTCACGGAGGCGGAAGAGCCGATCCACTGAATCTGATAATCGATCCGACCGCCGAGTTCCACGTTCTTTGCGACCACATACACGGTCGCAGAATCATTCTTGGGCTTGTCGAAGAACTTCGCGATGACCGATTTGCTAGACGGCTCGTAATACAACAGCATCATCATCGAATCCAGTCCGTGAATCTGACCGATAATTGCGCGTCCAGCTTTCTTGGCAATGCGATAGACGTTGCACGTCGCCCGCATGGTACCGCCTATCGAATTGGTCCACTCCGTTGGTCCAGCCACCCGATAGAATTCGCGTAGCTCAGAGCGGGTGTGATCTGCGCCGGAATCGGGACTGGAATCGGCGCCGTTGGCGGGTGCATAGAACACCACTGCACCGGTGGAGTCAGAATAGAAATACTTCGACGAGTAGCCTGACGGATCGTTGAGCTCGGTGTTGCTGACTGTCTCAGCCTTGCCTGAAGTTCCGCCGTTCTTGTTGACTGGCAACGTCAGGTTGAACTTGGACAAGTCGATTAGCGTACTTGGTGACGTCGATGTGCGTGCCCCCGCGGCAGCAAAAACGTTCGACGACAACAGGAGTGCCCCGTACAAAAAGGCGACGAAGCGGACCATGATGAATCCCCGGTTTCAGCTATTCAATAACTGCTTATGTTTTCGCCTTTTACAGCCTGAATCAGTGGTGGCATCGCCGAGACATTCGCGCGACGATCGACCACATTCCGCCTAGTGCCAAGCAATACCGGCACGTCAAGCACTCCCTAAAGTCTCGCCTGCCCTGTCTCCCAACAACGAGGGCTTCATCAATTTCGTCGGCGCGTCGTGCATTCCCCAATGCATACGACGTGCCATGGATATTCGAGGAATGGCGAAAACCCTCGAATAAACAATTTTTAGCATACATATGTTACCGCTTCTCGAACAATCGCATTTAAATACCATTGACTGATCGGTGCGAGCGGCCGCGCGTCCACTACAAAAATCATCGTCCAAGATGTGCCGGCAGGCCCAGTCCCTCCCGATCCAGCAGGCACAAAACCGGAACGCTCCCTGCAGCGACTGGTCGCCGGCCCGCTTACGACTTATCGGCGGCGGCTACCACTGCCGGTCAGCGAGCCGAGCAACCCACGCAGCAGTTGTCGCCCTACTTCTCTACCAACCTGCGAACCGACGCTGCGAACCACGCTTTTCGCTGCCGCCTCGAAGACCGTTTCGCGATTCGACGGCCGTACGGCTGGGCGTGTGGATGGCGTCGGTGCAGGCGTAGCGCTTCCCGCATCCCACCAACCGCCGCCTTGCGAGGCAGATGGAGTCGCCGCTGGCGCCTGATCGGCCGCCGCCGGCGCTGCTCGCGCCGCCAGCTTTTCGTAAGCGGATTCGCGATCCACCGCGGTGTCGTACTTGGCGCCGACCGGGCTGCGCGAGCGGACCATCTTGCGTTCGTCCGGCGTGATCGCGCCGATTCGTGAACGCGGCGGGCGGATCAGCGTGCGTTCGACGACGCCCGGAATGCCGCCTTCGCCAAGGCAGGACACCAGCGCTTCGCCGACACCGAGTTGCTGAATCGCCTCCGAAACATCGAGCTTCGGATTGGCGCGGAAGGTTTCCGCTGCCGCCTTAACCGCTTTCTGATCGCGTGGGGTGAACGCCCGCAGTGCGTGCTGCACGCGATTGCCGAGCTGACCGAGCACGGCATCGGGCAGGTCCAGCGGGTTCTGGGTGACGAAGTAGACGCCGACGCCTTTCGAGCGGATCAGCCGCACCACCTGTTCCACTTTCTGGACCAGCGCTTTCGGCGCATCGGTGAACAGCAGGTGCGCTTCGTCGAAGAAGAACACCAGCTTCGGCTTGTCGAGGTCGCCGGCTTCCGGCAGGCGCTCGAACAATTCGGACAGCAGCCAGAGCAGGAAGGTCGAGTACAGCGCCGGCTTCTGGTACAGCAGGTCGGCGGCAAGGATGTTGATGACCCCGCGGCCGGTCATGTCCTGGCGCATCAGGTCTTCGAGATCGAGCGCCGGCTCGCCGAAGAAGCTTTCCGCGCCGTCGGCTTCGAGCGCGATCAGGCCGCGCTGGATTGCACCGATCGAAGCTTTCGAAATCAGTCCGTAGTCCGGGCCCAGCGTCTTGGCGTTCTCGGTGACGTGATTGAGCGCGGCTTTCAGATCCTTCAGATCGAGCAGCAGCAGGCCGTTGTCGTCGCAGAACTTGAATACCAGTTGCAGCACCGCTTCCTGGACGTCGGACAGATTCAGCAGCCGCGCCAGCAACAACGGCCCCATGTCGGAAATCGTGCCGCGCAGCGGATGGCCCTGGGTGCCGAACACGTCCCAGAACACCACTGGGTAGATGGTCGGCACGTAGTTGGCGAGGCCGACCTGGGCGGCACGCTCGACCAGCTTCGGCTTGATCTCACCGGCCATCGCAAGGCCGGACAGATCGCCCTTGATATCAGCGGCGAACACCGGCACGCCGAGATCGGAAAAGCCTTCGCAGAGGCTTTGCAGGGTCACGGTCTTGCCGGTGCCGGTCGCCCCGGCGATCAGGCCGTGACGGTTGCCGTACTTCGCCAGCAACCATTGCTGTGCGCTGTCTGCCGCCGAGCCTTTGCCGATCAGTAACTGGTTGTCCATGGGATCCGAGGCGTGTGGAATCGGATGCTAGCTTCGGGGGTCAGCGCGCCGAAAGCCAGTCCAGCAGACTTTGCCGTTCTTTAGCGGAACTGCGCTCGAAACGTCGACGGGCCGATGCCGCTTCACCGTCGTGCCAAAGCACGGCTTCTTCGATGCTGCGCGCCCGCCCATCATGGAGCAGCGCATATGGCGGCCGTCGCACCGCGTAGCCCAGCCCCCATAGCGGCGCGGTGCGCCAGCGCGACCGCTGAATCTCGCCGGACACGCTGCGATCGGCCAGTCCCGGGCCGAGATCATGACGACGCAGATCGGTATACGGCGCGATGCTGGACAGCCCTTCGATGCCGCTGACCGGCAGGTTGCTGCGATGGCAGCTTGCGCAGCCATGTCGCTCGAACAACGCGAGTCCGGCTTTCTCAAGCGGCCGTTCCAGCGGCGGCGATGCCGGCACCGCGAGCAGCCGTTGATAGGCCATGACGGCAGCCAGGAGCTCATTCGACACTTCCGGCTCGCCGCCAGATTCGGCCGCGCGGCAGAGGGCATCCGCTGCTCCGCAGTCATCCTGCGCAAGGTCTGCCGACGTCAGCCCCATGTCCTGCGCGAAAGCCTGACCGGTCTGCGCGGCGAGCGATGAAACATTGCCCTGCCAGCCGAAACGGCCAGCCGCACCGTCATCAGCTGCGGCTGGCACGGCATCGAGCAGGCCGCTGCCGAACAACGCCGGTGCCAGTCGCGGCTTGATGACCGTGTCGCTTCGTAGCGGCCCAAGCCGCAGCTCGTCGAAACGATAGGTCGGTACGCGCAAGGACCACGGCCGCCCGTCCGGGTAGCGGCCCGGCCGCTCGACGTGGCTCAGGCGGATCTGCGCCTCCGGCTGAAAGCCGTCGATCGCTGCGGTGTTCAGCACATGACCATAGGACGGATCGGCCGCCTTGCCGTCGGGACCGCTGAGCTGGACCACCATCGACACCGGAATGAGGCCAGGCTCGACAGCCGTACGGGCCCGCGCACCGTTGTTGTGGCAGGCATCGCAGCTTGCCGCGTTGAACACCGGCCCCAGCCCGTCGATCCGCTCGGCGCGCGCCGCACCGGCCGGACGCCAGCTGGTGTTGAACACGGTCAGACCCAGTTCGTGAAGCGCTTGCTCGGCGTCCGTCAGCGGGCGCCAGGTCGGCGGATCGCGGGGATCGTCGAACGGCCGCAGCACCTGCGCTGCTGATGCGGGAACTGCAGCGAGCGCCAGCAGCAACGCTAAACACCCCGAAAGACGCCGCATCAATCTTCAGGGCGTTGGTGGCACAGCCGTGATCGCGACTCTCACGTCCGCATCGGCAGCACCGCTGAACTGCAGCAACAGTTCGGTGTTCGCCGGCAATTGATAGAGCACGACCTTGCGTGGCGTTTCGCAACCGGGCGCGCCACCGAAATCGCTCGACGCGATCGCCTTGCCGCCGGCGATCACGTCGATCCAGATCCCGCGGCTCAGCGAGACCCGATAAGGCCCCGCCGCACCGGACTTGAAGCGGACCAGCCCCGCCGACGCGCCATCGGCCAGCATCTTTTTGCCCGGTGCCGCCGCAAACACCACCTGTGGCTGTTCGGCGAGCGCCAATTGGTAAAGCTGGCCGATCTCGACCAGCGGCGCCGCCGCGGCCGAAGCACCGACTGCCAGCGTCTCCGCCTCACCCGCGAACAGCGCATGTTCGGCGGAGACGTTCCATTTGAAATCCATGCAGGGATCTCCGGCGAACGCCGATGACGCGAAGCTGCAGGCAAGCAGCAGGCTCAGGCAGGACAAGCGCATCGGTATGGTTTTCATGGCGTTCAATAGCGGTAATCGACCTGCGCCAGCCAGGTGCGGCCAGCCTCGAAGAAGCCTTCCTCGTAGGCGTACAGCTCGTCGAACAGATTACGCACGCCGAACTCGAAACCGAGTTTCGGTACCGGTTCGAGGCGGATGAAGCTGTTGACGATGGTGAAATGCTCGGCGACACGGCTGCTGTCCGTGGTGCTGTAGCGCTTGGTCTCGTGCTGCAGATCGGCGCGCAGGCTGAGGATGCGCTGCGGCTGCCATCTGGCGGCGAGGCGGTACTTCTGCTCGGGCGTGTTGATCGGGCGGATGTTGGGGCTGCTGCGATTGTCGCGATCCAGCAGGCTGGCCTGGGCATCGAACTTCCATTGCGCCGTCGGCGCCCAGCCGAGCGCCAGCTCGCCGCCGCGGTTGCGCTGCTTGCCAACATTGCGCTGCTGGAAGCAGTTTGGATTCGGCGCCGTGCACAGGCCGCGGGCGACGGTGACGTTCTCGATTGCATCGTCGAGATCGGACTGGAAGAGCGCCGCGCGTAGTTCGACGCTGTTCCAGCGCTGGGTCCAGTCCAGTTCGTACTGCAGCGCCGCTTCCGGCCCCAGCGCGGGGTTCGGGATCGCAGCACCCAGCCGGAACGAAAAGCGATCCTTGATCGTCGGGAAACGGGTCTTGCGGCTGACGCCGGCAGTCAAGGTTCCGTTGTCTGTCGCCGTCCAATTGACGACCAGCTGGCCGTTGTGGGCATCGGCGCGGCTGGTGTCGAACGGCACCAGCACGCCGTTGACTGCGTTGTCCGCTTCCTGGCCATCCTGCACGGTGTACGAGTAACCCGGCGTGACGGTCACGGTATCGGTCAGCCGGTAGACGTGCTCGATCGCCACCGCATACGACAGATCCTCCGAGCGCTCGCTCGGCGAGTTGATGGCGTCGACCTCGCGATGGACATCCTGCTTCAGATGCAGCGCGATGCGGGTGGCATTGCGCGCATCCCAGCGCCATTCGAAATCGCCATTGCCGCCGATCGTGTAGTCGTCGTACTCGCTGCCCTTGAACGCATACGGGCGGCGGAACGTGGTGTAGGTCGCGTCGTCATACGAATCGAGCGCGTTCTTGAACTGGTCGTAATAGGCGCGCCAGCGCACGGTTGCCTGGCTACCCAGCTCATTGCGCGCAGTGAAGTAGAAGCTCTGCTTGTCCCAATACGGCCAGCGCCAGAAACGAGCCTGCACGCCCGCAGCGCGGCCGGCATATGGCGGCACGTTCTTGTCGCCGTCCTGCCGGTAATAGCTCAGCGCATACTCGTCACCGCTGTCGGTGACATAGCCGAGCTTGGCGCTGACCACCAGATCGCGGCTGTCCGAATTGTTGCGGGTGCCGCCGTCCTCGTTGACAGTCGGCTTGAAGCTGTCGGGCAAGCTGTAGCCCTCGGCGTTGACGTAAGACGCGGTGGCATGGCCGTACCAGTTGCCTTGGATGCCGCCGATCGAGCCGACCACGCGCGTCTGTAGTGTGCCGTCGCTGTCGCCAGTTTCAGACGTGTAGCGCAGCGAGGTTTCGAACGGTTGCGTCGGCCGACGGCTGATCACGTTGATCGCGCCGCCCAGCACATTCGGCCCGTACAGCAGCGAAGCCAGGCCCTTGCTGACGACGATCTCGGAGACGTAGTCGACACCGAAGCGCGACAGATCGACATTGCCGTCGTACGGCACATAGACCGGCACGCCGTCGATGAACAAAGGCACTTGCCGACTGGAAAAGCCGCGCACCGAAATCAGCCGCTCGCGGCGCTGGCCGACGTTCTGGATCGCCACACCGGGGAGCAGATCGAGCGCTGTAGAGAGATCGTCTCGGTGATATTCCCGCAGTGTCGTCGCATCGATCTTCTCGACCGTCGACGTCGCCAGCGGACGCTTGGCGATGACTTCGACGACACCCAGATCGAACACCGGCGTGGTTTCGGCCTTTTCTGCCGTTGCAGAAGCGGTTTCTTCGGCAACCGCCGCGGTGCCAAACACCAACGCAAGCGCAAGACCGGCCGTACCGAGCCGATGCAAAACTGAAAACATGAAATTCCCCAGACGTTATTAGTATTTAAGCGTTTTAACTTTATAGCGAATAACGACTGCGGGACAATATGTGACTGAAAGCCGGTCAGTCGAGCCGAACGAGAATGACGCTGGAGGCGTTGAACAGCGCGATCGCCGGCTGGCCGCGGCGCAGGCCGAGCGCTTCGATGCTGTCTTCGGTGACGACGGCAGCGAGCGTCTGTCCGCCCGGCAGTTCGAGCACCACTTCGGCACTGACAGCGCCGCGCTTGATGCGGCGGATCACACCTTCGAGCCGGTTCGCCGCCGAGCAGGCCAGCGGCGTGGCAGTGACCGCAGCGAGCATGATCCACGGCGCCTTGATCAGCGCGGTCAGCGGCGTGCCGCGCTTGAGTTGCAGCAGCTTGGTGCTTTCGCGGGTGATTGTTGCGATCACCCGGCCGCCGCCACTCAGTTCGAGGCTGATCTGATCGTTGACCGCGCCGGTCTGGATTTCCACGACTCTTCCCGCCAGCTGATTGCGGGCGCTGCTGAGCATGGTCAGCCGGCCGAGCACCGGCAGATCGCGACTGGCGTTGGCGTGCTCGCGTTCGATGCGCGCGACCAGCTGGTTCTGCTCGGTGCGCAGCTTTTCGTACAGCGCCAGCAGCTCGTGACCGCGTTCGGTCAGCTGGGTGCCGCCGCCGCGTTTGCCACCCGCAACGCGATGGACCAGCGCTTCATCGGCGCCGTTGTTCAACGCATCGATCGCATCCCAGGCGCCCTTGTAGCTCATGCCCACCGCTTTCGCGGCCTGCAGGATCGAGCCGGTTGCAGCGATTGCCTGCAGCAGCTCGAAACGTCGGCGACCAGACGGCGACGCACCCAGGGTCTGCAGCAGCAGGCTCGATGCGTTCAAGGAACGATTGGCCCGGCGAGCGGCGATGCGGTGTCGTTGACGACCACCTTCAGCACCTGGAAATGATCTGGCAGCAGCAAGCCGGTGGCGAACGCGTGATTGGTGACCAGCGCATTGCCGAGGCCGTCGAAGGCCAGATTGGCTGGCGAATCGAACGGCGCCAGCGGCGTCAACAGTGGATTGCCGATGCGGGCCGATTCAGTGCCATTCGAGTTCAGGATCGAGATGCCGTTGGAGCCTGGCAACGCCAGCACCACATAGAGCTTGCCGCTGGCGCCGAAGGCGATGCCATCGGGGGCGCCCGCGTAGTAGCGGTGGAACTCGACCAGATCGGTCTTCTTCGGGCTGGCGACCAGCGGCAGGCTGTAGACATGGCCGAGGCCGAGCAGGTCCAGAGTCACGGTAAAGAAGATGCGCTTGCGGTTCGGCGACAGACGCAGACCGTTGACGCCGACATAGGCGGAGGCCAGCCGCGAATCCTGGAACCAGACCTGCGGCTGGCCGCCACCGGCCGGCACTTTCCAGATCGTTGCCTGCAGCGAGTCGGTGACGTACAGGTTGCCGGCGTCGTCGAAGGCCAGATCGTTCGGCAGCGCCGGCAGATTCACCGGCGTCGGCGAACAGGGCTTGCCGCTGAGGATCGAGCAGGCGCGCAGGTTCGGATACGGCGGCGTGTAGTTGGCCTGCACTTCAGTGGCCAGATCGAAGCGCAGGGTGCCGAGTTGGTTGTTCAGCACGTACAGACGACCCGCGCCATCGAATGTCAGGCAGGAGTTGGCATGCTCGGCACCGAACACGGTTTCGCCCTCGGTCTCCAGGGTGCGCAGCAGTTTGCCGTTGGCGAGGTCGTACTCGAACACCCGCGATGGCTTGCCGTTGAGCACGGTGCCGAGCGTTGCCGGGCCGGCGACGTAAACGCGAGTGCCGCGAACCGCGATGCCTTCAGGAAAACCGTTCGGAATCGGCACCTGGGCGAATACCGAGACATCGCCGAACTTCGCGGCCTGCGCAGCAGGAATCGAGATCAGCGTGGCGGCGGCGAGGAAAACAACTTGGGCAATACGGGCGAGACGGATAGACATGGCAAGGCTCCCTGGGCACCGGCGGTCATCGTGGCCGATCGAGTCGGCTTATCTGTTTCTATTGATCCGGCAAAGAGCCGGACGCAGTAGTGTGCTCGCGCCGTGCGCCGGACAGAAGTCCTGCCTTCAAGCCTCGCCGTCGACCGGCCCGCCCGGTCGCGGCACCAGGGTCTTCAGCATCAGCTTGAAGTAGGCGCGGAAGTCTTCGTCGACCGGAAACTGTTCCGGTGTATCGCGGTGCACCTGCTGGTTGCCGATGAAGGTGGCGTAGGCGAACGTCGACCACAGCCGCGCATCGAGTTCGGACAGGCCCAGCGCCCGGTAGCACTGGTTCAGGTAATTGAGCCGATTCGCCGACACCCGCTTGACCACTTCGCCTACCGCCGGATCGTCACTGGCCGCCGCCAGCGCCAGATACAGCCGGCCGGCCTTGTAGCTGGAATTGGCCTGCTTGAACAGACGGACGATGCGCTCGTAGGG encodes:
- a CDS encoding TOBE domain-containing protein, with protein sequence MNASSLLLQTLGASPSGRRRFELLQAIAATGSILQAAKAVGMSYKGAWDAIDALNNGADEALVHRVAGGKRGGGTQLTERGHELLALYEKLRTEQNQLVARIEREHANASRDLPVLGRLTMLSSARNQLAGRVVEIQTGAVNDQISLELSGGGRVIATITRESTKLLQLKRGTPLTALIKAPWIMLAAVTATPLACSAANRLEGVIRRIKRGAVSAEVVLELPGGQTLAAVVTEDSIEALGLRRGQPAIALFNASSVILVRLD
- a CDS encoding helicase HerA-like domain-containing protein yields the protein MDNQLLIGKGSAADSAQQWLLAKYGNRHGLIAGATGTGKTVTLQSLCEGFSDLGVPVFAADIKGDLSGLAMAGEIKPKLVERAAQVGLANYVPTIYPVVFWDVFGTQGHPLRGTISDMGPLLLARLLNLSDVQEAVLQLVFKFCDDNGLLLLDLKDLKAALNHVTENAKTLGPDYGLISKASIGAIQRGLIALEADGAESFFGEPALDLEDLMRQDMTGRGVINILAADLLYQKPALYSTFLLWLLSELFERLPEAGDLDKPKLVFFFDEAHLLFTDAPKALVQKVEQVVRLIRSKGVGVYFVTQNPLDLPDAVLGQLGNRVQHALRAFTPRDQKAVKAAAETFRANPKLDVSEAIQQLGVGEALVSCLGEGGIPGVVERTLIRPPRSRIGAITPDERKMVRSRSPVGAKYDTAVDRESAYEKLAARAAPAAADQAPAATPSASQGGGWWDAGSATPAPTPSTRPAVRPSNRETVFEAAAKSVVRSVGSQVGREVGRQLLRGLLGSLTGSGSRRR
- a CDS encoding SMP-30/gluconolactonase/LRE family protein, with amino-acid sequence MSIRLARIAQVVFLAAATLISIPAAQAAKFGDVSVFAQVPIPNGFPEGIAVRGTRVYVAGPATLGTVLNGKPSRVFEYDLANGKLLRTLETEGETVFGAEHANSCLTFDGAGRLYVLNNQLGTLRFDLATEVQANYTPPYPNLRACSILSGKPCSPTPVNLPALPNDLAFDDAGNLYVTDSLQATIWKVPAGGGQPQVWFQDSRLASAYVGVNGLRLSPNRKRIFFTVTLDLLGLGHVYSLPLVASPKKTDLVEFHRYYAGAPDGIAFGASGKLYVVLALPGSNGISILNSNGTESARIGNPLLTPLAPFDSPANLAFDGLGNALVTNHAFATGLLLPDHFQVLKVVVNDTASPLAGPIVP
- a CDS encoding polysaccharide lyase family 7 protein; protein product: MVRFVAFLYGALLLSSNVFAAAGARTSTSPSTLIDLSKFNLTLPVNKNGGTSGKAETVSNTELNDPSGYSSKYFYSDSTGAVVFYAPANGADSSPDSGADHTRSELREFYRVAGPTEWTNSIGGTMRATCNVYRIAKKAGRAIIGQIHGLDSMMMLLYYEPSSKSVIAKFFDKPKNDSATVYVVAKNVELGGRIDYQIQWIGSSASVTVNGNTINRTTHSSWNKVKVYFKAGAYSSAPISGNSSNDVTEVGFYSLQVQH
- a CDS encoding TetR/AcrR family transcriptional regulator, which translates into the protein MPMSNQKSPGARGSDAVKSSLSVEAWAEAALDALATGGLDAVAVEPLARRLGVTKGSFYWHFPSREALLREALKLWERHETIDARAGVEEMTDPYERIVRLFKQANSSYKAGRLYLALAAASDDPAVGEVVKRVSANRLNYLNQCYRALGLSELDARLWSTFAYATFIGNQQVHRDTPEQFPVDEDFRAYFKLMLKTLVPRPGGPVDGEA
- a CDS encoding di-heme oxidoredictase family protein; this translates as MRRLSGCLALLLALAAVPASAAQVLRPFDDPRDPPTWRPLTDAEQALHELGLTVFNTSWRPAGAARAERIDGLGPVFNAASCDACHNNGARARTAVEPGLIPVSMVVQLSGPDGKAADPSYGHVLNTAAIDGFQPEAQIRLSHVERPGRYPDGRPWSLRVPTYRFDELRLGPLRSDTVIKPRLAPALFGSGLLDAVPAAADDGAAGRFGWQGNVSSLAAQTGQAFAQDMGLTSADLAQDDCGAADALCRAAESGGEPEVSNELLAAVMAYQRLLAVPASPPLERPLEKAGLALFERHGCASCHRSNLPVSGIEGLSSIAPYTDLRRHDLGPGLADRSVSGEIQRSRWRTAPLWGLGYAVRRPPYALLHDGRARSIEEAVLWHDGEAASARRRFERSSAKERQSLLDWLSAR
- a CDS encoding TonB-dependent receptor plug domain-containing protein, producing MFSVLHRLGTAGLALALVFGTAAVAEETASATAEKAETTPVFDLGVVEVIAKRPLATSTVEKIDATTLREYHRDDLSTALDLLPGVAIQNVGQRRERLISVRGFSSRQVPLFIDGVPVYVPYDGNVDLSRFGVDYVSEIVVSKGLASLLYGPNVLGGAINVISRRPTQPFETSLRYTSETGDSDGTLQTRVVGSIGGIQGNWYGHATASYVNAEGYSLPDSFKPTVNEDGGTRNNSDSRDLVVSAKLGYVTDSGDEYALSYYRQDGDKNVPPYAGRAAGVQARFWRWPYWDKQSFYFTARNELGSQATVRWRAYYDQFKNALDSYDDATYTTFRRPYAFKGSEYDDYTIGGNGDFEWRWDARNATRIALHLKQDVHREVDAINSPSERSEDLSYAVAIEHVYRLTDTVTVTPGYSYTVQDGQEADNAVNGVLVPFDTSRADAHNGQLVVNWTATDNGTLTAGVSRKTRFPTIKDRFSFRLGAAIPNPALGPEAALQYELDWTQRWNSVELRAALFQSDLDDAIENVTVARGLCTAPNPNCFQQRNVGKQRNRGGELALGWAPTAQWKFDAQASLLDRDNRSSPNIRPINTPEQKYRLAARWQPQRILSLRADLQHETKRYSTTDSSRVAEHFTIVNSFIRLEPVPKLGFEFGVRNLFDELYAYEEGFFEAGRTWLAQVDYRY